A genomic segment from Nocardiopsis sp. Huas11 encodes:
- a CDS encoding helix-turn-helix domain-containing protein: protein MSRHRFAEFACSLARSLDVVGDTWTPLILRDVFLGVDTFNDIVRDLGLSRALLTDRLALLVREGVLDEVEYSERPRRVRYTLTESGRELVPILVALTQWGDRWRSGGQAPVEFTHDCGAPLESGVTCDACGSRLTSESLTPRPGPGGRAAPGTVVIAERLTRGRT from the coding sequence GCTTCGCCGAGTTCGCCTGCTCCCTCGCCCGATCCCTCGACGTCGTCGGCGACACCTGGACACCGCTGATCCTGCGCGACGTGTTCCTCGGCGTCGACACGTTCAACGACATCGTCCGCGACCTCGGCCTCTCCCGCGCGCTGCTGACCGACCGCCTCGCTCTCCTCGTCCGCGAAGGGGTCCTCGACGAAGTCGAGTACAGCGAGCGCCCGCGACGCGTGCGGTACACGCTGACGGAGAGCGGCCGAGAGCTCGTGCCGATCCTCGTCGCACTGACGCAGTGGGGCGACCGGTGGCGCAGCGGCGGGCAGGCCCCGGTGGAGTTCACCCATGACTGCGGCGCGCCGCTGGAGTCCGGTGTCACCTGCGACGCATGCGGCTCACGGCTCACATCCGAGTCCCTCACCCCACGGCCCGGCCCCGGCGGGCGCGCGGCCCCCGGCACCGTCGTCATCGCGGAGCGCCTGACCCGAGGAAGGACCTGA
- a CDS encoding nuclear transport factor 2 family protein has protein sequence MDEALTVWIQAGEHGDAGAAGAALADGAVVVSPVTDQFVFRGRDEVVDLLRDVFEVVTAIRYVRVERVDSGAVLFAETSVDGIAMNEAQFVNLDEDGLIAKVTLFMRPLRASTRLLRRLGPRVARRQGNTGAARTLALTGAFLDSVATSGDRTFVPMAAPTSTRRG, from the coding sequence ATGGACGAGGCGCTGACGGTATGGATCCAGGCCGGCGAGCACGGGGATGCCGGGGCGGCCGGTGCGGCGCTCGCCGACGGCGCCGTGGTCGTCTCGCCCGTGACCGACCAGTTCGTGTTCCGCGGCAGGGACGAGGTCGTGGATCTCCTGCGCGACGTGTTCGAGGTCGTCACCGCGATCCGCTACGTCCGGGTCGAGCGCGTGGACTCCGGGGCCGTGCTCTTCGCCGAGACGTCGGTGGACGGCATCGCCATGAACGAAGCCCAGTTCGTCAACCTCGACGAGGACGGGCTGATCGCGAAAGTGACGCTGTTCATGCGGCCCCTGCGCGCGAGCACCCGCCTGCTGCGGCGGCTCGGGCCACGCGTGGCGCGTCGGCAGGGCAACACCGGCGCGGCCCGCACACTCGCGCTCACCGGAGCGTTCCTCGACTCCGTCGCGACGTCCGGCGACCGCACGTTCGTCCCGATGGCCGCGCCGACGAGCACCCGCCGCGGCTGA